The window TCAGGCCCGCGCCAGTACACACGGCAAGGCGCACTGGCCACTGCTCCGGCAATCAGCCGTACACAGGCAAACACGGCAGAAATGCTCATGGCCGTGTGCCGCACTCCTCCCGATACCCCGCCATACACAAAATCATTCCACGAAGAGCCACCCGCTACCGGAAAAGCCCGGGCTTCATTCCGCAAGGTT is drawn from Oleidesulfovibrio alaskensis DSM 16109 and contains these coding sequences:
- a CDS encoding phage portal protein translates to MSISAVFACVRLIAGAVASAPCRVYWRGPDEQRRNASSHPLAGLLRITPNEYCNTCRPV